In Alkalihalobacillus sp. FSL W8-0930, a single window of DNA contains:
- a CDS encoding ABC transporter ATP-binding protein, producing the protein MTHSVVHVSNVEKVYGKKGENQYKALNNVSMEIDKGEFVGIMGPSGSGKTTLLNVISTLDGISNGKIQIDGTDITTMNQNQLADFRAQKLGFIFQDFNLLESMTVYENIALPLSLQNVSTKEISPKVHAVAKTLDIESILQKYPAQLSGGQKQRSAAARALVHNPSMLLGDEPTGALDSKNAQSLLETMTHLHEDHSITIMMVTHDANAASYCKRIIFIQDGELYKEITRTGTREEFFRQILDELAALGTQA; encoded by the coding sequence ATGACACATTCAGTGGTACATGTTTCAAACGTGGAGAAAGTATACGGCAAAAAAGGGGAGAATCAATATAAGGCTTTAAACAATGTCAGTATGGAGATAGACAAAGGAGAATTTGTAGGCATCATGGGGCCATCAGGGTCTGGTAAAACAACATTACTAAATGTGATTTCGACTCTTGATGGCATATCAAACGGCAAAATTCAGATTGATGGAACGGATATTACAACGATGAATCAAAATCAGCTTGCTGATTTTAGAGCGCAGAAGCTCGGGTTTATTTTTCAGGACTTTAATTTGCTTGAAAGTATGACGGTATACGAAAACATTGCATTACCGCTTTCACTTCAAAACGTATCAACAAAAGAGATCTCACCAAAAGTACATGCGGTTGCAAAAACGTTGGATATTGAATCCATCTTACAAAAGTATCCTGCTCAACTATCAGGGGGGCAAAAGCAACGATCAGCAGCGGCACGTGCGCTTGTCCACAACCCTAGCATGCTACTTGGGGATGAACCGACGGGAGCTCTTGATTCAAAGAATGCACAGAGCTTGCTTGAGACCATGACCCATTTACATGAAGATCACAGCATTACGATTATGATGGTCACTCACGATGCAAACGCGGCAAGCTATTGCAAACGAATCATCTTTATCCAAGATGGGGAGCTTTATAAGGAAATTACTCGAACAGGGACACGTGAAGAATTCTTTAGGCAAATACTCGACGAATTAGCTGCACTAGGCACACAGGCGTAG